The Tenacibaculum jejuense genome includes a window with the following:
- a CDS encoding sterol desaturase family protein, translated as MEVIKSYFENMPTLHRSMLLVGGISFFWILESGIPLFNFKYNKLKHAWPNLFFTGTTVIINFALAFLLLQTSFWVDENQFGLINWLPEMPLWAYITLGVLCLDFFGAYLAHLVEHKVKPLWMVHLVHHSDHKVDTTTANRHHPIESVIRFAFTLLGVFLVGTPFYIIMLYQSLSLVFTQFNHANLKMPRKLDKILSYIIVSPDMHKVHHHNLLPYTDSNFGNIFSIWDRLLGTYMELDREKIVYGVDTFPDEVKNSDLVELLKQPFQGYRKPTNLDEL; from the coding sequence ATGGAGGTTATAAAAAGTTATTTTGAAAATATGCCAACATTACATAGAAGTATGTTATTGGTCGGCGGAATTTCTTTTTTTTGGATTTTAGAAAGTGGGATACCATTATTTAATTTTAAGTATAATAAATTAAAGCATGCTTGGCCTAATTTATTTTTTACAGGAACTACAGTGATTATCAATTTTGCATTAGCATTTTTATTATTACAAACGTCATTTTGGGTAGATGAAAATCAATTCGGATTGATAAATTGGTTACCAGAAATGCCTTTATGGGCTTATATTACTTTGGGTGTTTTATGCTTAGATTTTTTTGGAGCGTATTTAGCTCATTTAGTTGAACACAAAGTAAAGCCTTTATGGATGGTACATTTAGTTCATCATTCAGATCACAAAGTTGATACTACTACAGCAAATAGGCATCATCCGATAGAGAGTGTAATTCGTTTTGCATTTACATTACTAGGTGTTTTTTTAGTTGGTACACCATTTTATATTATCATGCTTTATCAATCATTATCTTTAGTATTTACTCAATTTAACCATGCTAATTTAAAAATGCCAAGAAAGTTAGATAAAATATTAAGTTACATCATAGTATCACCAGATATGCACAAAGTTCACCATCACAACTTATTACCGTATACAGATTCTAACTTTGGAAATATTTTTTCTATTTGGGATAGATTATTGGGAACTTACATGGAATTAGACAGAGAAAAAATAGTGTATGGTGTAGATACATTTCCAGATGAAGTAAAAAACTCAGATTTAGTTGAACTATTAAAACAACCTTTTCAAGGATATAGAAAACCAACAAATTTGGATGAGTTATAA
- a CDS encoding Ig-like domain-containing protein: MRKIIFLLFTVSLLACGGEDANEQNIDIIVPDPDSNPDPDPIAILTIKVENDTDYIDFGNIVNTVSKSFPIEISNEGNATLKIEDIILADGFSIDQKELEIIPSTKKELKITFTPVEERAYTSTIEIISNATSNNSSITLKGTGVSEVFEGDVNLLNQEELEDFVSRGYTSINGELHIGNAFGTNGYAFPYAVNDLTPLKKIKFVKRLDIIHTILTSVEGIEDMEVEGFIQIAFNNELLNLKGFPNIKETGVALNLNGNHKLEDIKDLIHVKSFLWLSIGDNINLVNLEGLNNVTEVEQDLRIQGNLRIENLNELTNLKLVGEDLSISNNQALYSFCGLLPLVTDGEIRGTFYLMNRNRFNPGSIAFECERLVPSYEYQGVQTRVSGPYWLDFFKEKGFTKISGQLFIDGSRIKDLSAFEKVEEFDGEVYITNTELTSLKGLENLKKIKSIIIKDNPKLSDYCALDNLVKTQTTDYYIGTENNLYNPTKENLVNGNCKQ; the protein is encoded by the coding sequence ATGAGAAAAATTATATTTCTTTTATTTACAGTAAGCTTACTTGCTTGTGGAGGAGAAGATGCAAACGAACAAAACATTGATATTATAGTTCCAGATCCTGATTCAAATCCAGATCCTGATCCTATTGCTATTTTAACAATTAAAGTAGAAAACGATACAGATTATATAGATTTTGGAAATATCGTAAATACTGTAAGTAAATCTTTTCCTATCGAGATTTCAAATGAAGGTAATGCTACTTTAAAAATAGAAGATATTATCTTGGCAGATGGTTTTTCTATAGATCAGAAAGAGTTAGAGATAATTCCTAGTACCAAAAAAGAACTAAAAATAACCTTTACTCCTGTTGAAGAAAGAGCATATACTAGCACTATAGAAATCATAAGTAATGCTACATCAAACAATTCTTCTATTACATTAAAAGGAACAGGAGTTAGTGAAGTTTTTGAAGGAGATGTAAATTTATTAAATCAAGAAGAATTAGAAGATTTTGTTTCGAGAGGATACACTTCTATTAATGGAGAACTTCACATAGGTAACGCTTTTGGAACAAATGGATATGCTTTTCCTTATGCTGTAAATGATTTGACTCCTTTAAAAAAGATCAAATTTGTAAAAAGATTAGATATTATACATACTATCTTAACAAGTGTAGAAGGAATAGAAGATATGGAAGTAGAAGGTTTTATTCAAATAGCCTTCAACAATGAGTTATTAAACCTTAAAGGATTTCCTAACATTAAAGAAACAGGTGTAGCTTTAAATTTAAATGGTAATCATAAATTAGAAGATATAAAGGATTTAATTCATGTAAAATCTTTTTTATGGTTAAGCATAGGAGATAATATTAACTTAGTTAATTTAGAAGGATTAAATAATGTTACTGAAGTTGAGCAAGATTTAAGAATCCAAGGTAATTTACGTATAGAAAATTTAAATGAATTAACTAATTTGAAATTAGTAGGAGAAGATTTATCGATTAGTAATAATCAAGCTTTATATAGTTTTTGTGGATTACTTCCGTTGGTTACTGATGGAGAAATTAGAGGAACTTTTTATTTGATGAATCGTAATAGATTTAATCCAGGAAGTATAGCATTTGAATGTGAAAGATTAGTTCCTTCGTACGAGTATCAGGGAGTACAAACCAGAGTTTCTGGACCTTACTGGCTAGATTTTTTCAAAGAGAAAGGATTCACAAAAATTTCAGGACAATTATTTATAGATGGAAGTAGGATAAAAGATTTATCAGCTTTTGAAAAAGTTGAAGAATTTGATGGAGAAGTTTATATAACAAATACCGAGTTAACTAGTTTAAAAGGACTCGAAAACCTTAAGAAAATAAAATCTATAATTATTAAAGATAATCCCAAGCTATCTGATTACTGTGCTTTAGATAATTTAGTGAAAACACAAACAACAGATTATTATATAGGTACAGAGAATAATTTATACAATCCGACCAAAGAAAATTTAGTAAATGGTAATTGTAAACAATAA
- a CDS encoding adenylosuccinate lyase, which produces MSIDFLISILNTVENPKKVNRNKAANIVLEQPELIEFLVDLTFKTDEKISIKAAWILEWICTHHGINYLIPYIDTFTTNIHSLRFDGVLRTCAKNCEHLAIAFDEKNHNKTKETLTDSHIDAIIETGFDWLISNQKIAVKAYTMNTLFLFGKYKDWVHSELEHIIRTKVIHESKGCEARGKKVLSLIHKRNNS; this is translated from the coding sequence ATGAGTATTGATTTTCTAATTTCTATATTAAATACCGTTGAAAACCCTAAAAAAGTAAATCGAAATAAAGCTGCAAATATTGTATTAGAGCAACCTGAATTAATAGAATTCTTGGTAGATTTAACATTTAAGACTGATGAAAAAATATCTATAAAAGCAGCTTGGATACTAGAATGGATTTGTACTCATCATGGAATTAACTACCTGATTCCTTATATAGATACTTTTACGACTAATATCCATAGTTTACGTTTTGATGGTGTGCTTCGAACTTGTGCTAAGAATTGTGAACATTTAGCTATTGCATTTGATGAAAAGAATCATAATAAAACCAAAGAAACATTAACAGACTCTCACATAGATGCAATTATTGAAACTGGTTTTGACTGGTTAATTTCTAATCAAAAGATAGCAGTAAAAGCTTACACAATGAATACTCTTTTTCTTTTTGGCAAATATAAAGATTGGGTTCATTCAGAACTTGAACATATAATAAGGACTAAAGTGATTCATGAAAGTAAAGGTTGTGAAGCTAGAGGTAAAAAAGTGCTATCATTAATTCATAAAAGGAATAATTCTTGA
- a CDS encoding toxin-antitoxin system YwqK family antitoxin has product MVKAKEYVVLSFVFTMLFTLVSSAQKINQVDANGKRTGLWRKNYENGDVRYKGQFKSGKEVGMFSFYDRGASYPSIVKVFSEKSDTASVKFYNKSRVKTKGKMVGRKRVGKWIYYFSDGKTIFSEEHYMDGKLHGILKNYYINGRVTEISEYKNGKRNGSSKIYTEDGVLIEHVNYVNGNLEGEGKYYDLKGIIKEKGMYKEGKRIGKWEFYIDGELSKKGRPDTSIKKKKKEQ; this is encoded by the coding sequence ATGGTAAAAGCTAAAGAATATGTTGTTTTAAGTTTTGTATTTACAATGTTATTTACATTAGTGTCATCAGCTCAAAAAATTAATCAGGTTGATGCTAATGGTAAAAGAACTGGTTTATGGCGAAAGAATTATGAAAATGGAGATGTTCGTTACAAAGGTCAGTTTAAAAGTGGAAAAGAAGTAGGAATGTTTTCTTTTTATGATAGAGGGGCGTCTTATCCATCTATAGTGAAGGTTTTTTCTGAAAAGTCAGATACAGCTTCAGTAAAGTTTTACAATAAAAGTAGAGTAAAAACTAAAGGGAAAATGGTAGGAAGAAAAAGAGTTGGAAAATGGATATACTATTTTTCAGACGGAAAAACTATTTTTTCTGAAGAGCATTACATGGATGGAAAGTTACACGGAATATTAAAAAACTACTACATTAACGGTAGAGTAACTGAAATTTCAGAATATAAAAACGGAAAAAGGAATGGTTCTTCTAAAATTTATACTGAAGACGGAGTTTTAATAGAACACGTAAATTATGTAAATGGTAACCTTGAAGGTGAAGGTAAATATTACGACTTAAAAGGAATCATTAAAGAAAAAGGAATGTATAAGGAAGGAAAACGTATTGGAAAATGGGAGTTCTATATAGATGGTGAGTTATCTAAAAAAGGAAGACCAGATACGAGTATAAAAAAGAAGAAAAAAGAACAATAA
- the mnmA gene encoding tRNA 2-thiouridine(34) synthase MnmA produces MKRVVVGLSGGVDSSVTAYLLKEQGYDVIGLFMKNWHDDSVTISDECPWLEDSNDAMIVAEKLGIPFQTVDLSEQYKERIVDYMFDEYEKGRTPNPDVLCNREIKFDVFMDIALGLGADYVATGHYCRKEEEVINGKKVYKLLAGKDNNKDQSYFLCQLSQEQLAKALFPIGELTKPEVRAIAKEADLITAEKKDSQGLCFIGKVRLPDFLQQKLQPKEGVIVQIPSTFEAYTKSLPKFEHKIAELEYKSKKFTYQVSDGKTVGKHQGAHYFTKGQRKGLAVGGTKEPLFVIETDVDENIIYTGEGKSHQGLYRNVLFVSNEELHWVREDLALSVGETMEVEARIRYRQSLEKAKIYKVGNGIFVEFANAQSAIQEGQFVAWYANEELLGSGVIS; encoded by the coding sequence ATGAAACGAGTTGTTGTTGGGCTTTCTGGTGGTGTAGATAGTAGTGTAACGGCTTACTTATTAAAAGAACAAGGCTACGATGTTATTGGCTTGTTTATGAAAAATTGGCACGATGATTCTGTTACAATCTCAGATGAATGCCCATGGTTAGAGGATAGTAACGATGCAATGATTGTTGCAGAGAAGTTAGGAATTCCTTTTCAGACTGTAGATTTAAGTGAACAATATAAAGAACGTATCGTTGATTATATGTTCGATGAATATGAAAAAGGTCGTACTCCAAATCCAGATGTACTTTGTAATAGAGAAATTAAATTTGATGTTTTTATGGACATTGCCTTGGGTTTAGGGGCAGATTATGTAGCTACAGGACATTATTGTAGAAAAGAAGAGGAAGTAATCAATGGAAAAAAAGTATATAAGTTATTAGCAGGTAAAGACAATAATAAAGATCAATCCTACTTTTTATGTCAACTATCGCAAGAGCAATTAGCTAAAGCTTTATTTCCTATCGGAGAGTTAACAAAGCCAGAAGTTAGAGCAATTGCAAAAGAGGCAGATTTAATTACTGCTGAAAAGAAAGATTCTCAAGGATTGTGTTTTATAGGAAAAGTAAGATTACCAGATTTTTTACAGCAAAAACTACAACCTAAAGAAGGTGTTATTGTTCAAATACCTAGCACTTTTGAAGCGTATACAAAATCTTTACCTAAATTTGAACATAAGATAGCTGAGCTTGAATACAAGTCGAAAAAATTTACTTACCAAGTTTCTGACGGAAAAACAGTAGGTAAACATCAAGGAGCGCATTATTTTACAAAAGGACAACGCAAAGGATTAGCTGTAGGAGGAACCAAAGAACCTCTTTTTGTTATAGAAACAGATGTAGACGAAAATATCATCTACACAGGTGAAGGAAAAAGTCACCAGGGATTGTATAGAAATGTACTTTTTGTATCTAATGAAGAATTACATTGGGTACGTGAAGATTTAGCTTTAAGTGTGGGTGAAACAATGGAGGTAGAAGCTAGAATTCGTTATCGTCAATCTCTAGAAAAAGCTAAAATATATAAAGTAGGAAATGGGATATTTGTAGAATTTGCAAATGCTCAATCTGCCATCCAAGAAGGACAATTCGTAGCTTGGTATGCTAACGAAGAACTTTTAGGATCTGGTGTGATTTCCTAA
- a CDS encoding NAD(P)H-dependent flavin oxidoreductase, translated as MRNKITELFNIKYPIVQGGMIWVSGWKLASAVSNAGGLGLIGAGSMYPDVLREHIQKCKKATNKPFGVNVPMLYPDIEQIMDIIVEEEVKIVFTSAGNPKTWTNFLKEKGITVVHVVSSVKFALKAEAAGVDAVVCEGFEAGGHNGREETTTFTLIPMVKEQVTIPVIAAGGIGSGRGMLAAMVLGADGVQVGSRFAATVESSAHNNFKDTIVKVKDGDTYVTLKELAPVRLVRNKFFNDVQELYQKDPSIEEIKELLGRARAKRGMFEGDLDEGELEIGQIAGLIHEIKPAAQVLEEIVKEYNQVLNTEFKSF; from the coding sequence TTGAGAAATAAAATCACCGAACTTTTTAATATAAAATATCCTATTGTTCAGGGTGGAATGATATGGGTTTCTGGATGGAAGTTAGCTTCGGCTGTTTCTAATGCTGGTGGACTAGGACTTATAGGAGCTGGATCTATGTATCCTGATGTTTTACGTGAACATATCCAAAAATGTAAAAAAGCGACAAATAAGCCTTTTGGAGTAAATGTACCTATGTTATACCCAGATATAGAACAAATTATGGATATTATTGTTGAAGAGGAAGTGAAGATTGTTTTTACTTCTGCAGGAAATCCTAAAACTTGGACTAATTTTTTAAAAGAAAAGGGAATTACTGTAGTTCATGTAGTTAGTTCGGTAAAATTTGCTTTAAAAGCAGAAGCTGCAGGAGTTGATGCTGTAGTTTGTGAAGGTTTCGAAGCGGGAGGTCATAACGGTAGAGAAGAAACCACAACGTTTACTTTAATTCCTATGGTAAAAGAACAGGTAACAATTCCAGTAATTGCTGCTGGAGGAATAGGATCGGGTAGAGGTATGTTGGCGGCCATGGTTTTAGGAGCTGATGGAGTTCAAGTTGGAAGTAGGTTTGCTGCTACTGTAGAGTCTTCAGCTCATAATAATTTTAAAGATACTATTGTAAAAGTAAAAGATGGAGATACATATGTAACCTTAAAAGAATTGGCGCCAGTTCGTCTAGTTCGTAATAAGTTTTTTAACGATGTTCAAGAGCTATATCAAAAAGATCCTTCTATTGAAGAAATTAAAGAGCTATTAGGTCGTGCAAGAGCTAAACGAGGTATGTTTGAAGGAGATTTAGATGAAGGAGAATTAGAAATTGGACAAATAGCTGGTTTAATTCACGAAATAAAACCTGCAGCACAAGTTTTAGAAGAGATTGTAAAGGAGTATAATCAGGTTTTAAATACTGAATTTAAAAGTTTTTAA
- a CDS encoding WD40/YVTN/BNR-like repeat-containing protein, translated as MKKIVYLAVISAIILFSCSKENGITGLPILETNGNVSFGFKISANRGLINKAIANETPVALIISVVDENDETVFENKRHELINFNGSFLTEDIELKTGTYRLTAFNVINSDNEVILSTPITGSDFADLVQNPLPIEFTIDEDASITVTPEVLRVNEDDTAESFGYVSFGFDIVETQNLFITLINESVTPNVSIDGSIEIKINDINFTTTKDLEVGVNKIRIPLVDNSSEINFIITSDSFSEQTLNTNSDEINNTSSSNPLEISFGEAPSTTIIPDTSPSERLELVISGVTNSSSTEILDVFSDIENFGDKTYAIGTDAGFSNIIEISRNPAGTNIDYTYYRFPDSSINLLRLVRVGDYLIASAYGGDLYKINIIDKNYVKYSYLSYSDNFADNIYALNNTLYAHQGNELYKSEDFGATFEIVNNNLPFASSFPNSSDDQKRKLLAINSTIYGIESPFLYKSTDGGATFEVVMDGMNDTNELYEVNGNIVVAGNNSVILFSPFNDEWLGAYSPKTEDGNFLNVAGVDGETRVFFENAVYDNSIFTFDGVGTLDPIRTGNYNLTDVITSTDFQQIYGIGGNTLYLELR; from the coding sequence ATGAAAAAAATTGTCTATCTAGCTGTTATATCAGCTATTATACTTTTTAGCTGTTCTAAAGAAAATGGAATAACTGGTTTACCCATTTTAGAAACCAATGGAAATGTATCTTTTGGCTTCAAAATCTCTGCAAATAGAGGTTTAATAAACAAAGCAATTGCTAACGAAACACCTGTAGCTTTAATCATTTCTGTTGTTGATGAAAATGATGAAACTGTTTTTGAAAACAAACGTCATGAACTAATTAATTTTAATGGCAGTTTTTTAACTGAAGATATAGAGTTAAAAACCGGAACGTATAGACTTACTGCTTTTAATGTTATTAATAGTGACAACGAAGTTATTTTATCAACTCCAATCACAGGCTCTGATTTTGCAGATTTAGTTCAAAATCCCTTACCTATTGAATTTACTATAGATGAAGATGCAAGTATCACTGTTACTCCTGAAGTTTTAAGAGTAAATGAAGATGATACAGCAGAATCATTTGGTTATGTTTCTTTTGGATTTGATATAGTAGAAACTCAAAATTTATTTATTACTCTTATAAATGAATCGGTTACTCCAAATGTATCTATAGACGGAAGTATCGAAATAAAAATTAATGATATTAATTTTACGACTACTAAAGATTTAGAAGTTGGTGTTAACAAAATTCGTATTCCTTTAGTTGATAATTCTTCTGAAATAAATTTTATCATTACTTCGGATAGTTTTAGCGAACAAACTCTAAATACTAATTCAGATGAAATAAATAATACTTCTTCAAGCAATCCTTTAGAAATTAGTTTTGGAGAAGCTCCATCTACTACTATAATTCCAGATACTTCTCCTTCTGAAAGATTAGAATTGGTAATTTCTGGAGTAACAAACTCTTCTTCTACAGAAATTCTTGATGTATTTAGTGATATTGAAAATTTTGGAGATAAAACCTATGCTATAGGTACAGATGCAGGTTTTTCTAATATTATTGAAATATCTAGAAATCCAGCAGGAACAAATATAGATTACACATACTACAGATTCCCAGATAGCTCTATAAATCTTCTACGTTTGGTAAGAGTCGGAGATTATTTAATCGCATCTGCTTATGGTGGTGATTTGTATAAAATTAATATTATTGATAAAAACTATGTAAAGTATAGTTATTTGTCTTACTCTGATAATTTCGCAGACAATATTTATGCGCTAAACAATACTTTATATGCTCATCAAGGAAATGAATTATACAAAAGCGAAGATTTTGGAGCAACTTTTGAAATTGTTAATAATAATTTACCTTTTGCTTCTAGTTTTCCAAACTCTAGCGATGATCAAAAACGTAAATTATTAGCTATAAATAGTACTATTTATGGTATTGAAAGTCCTTTCTTATATAAAAGTACTGATGGTGGAGCAACTTTTGAAGTCGTAATGGATGGAATGAATGACACAAATGAACTATACGAAGTAAATGGTAATATTGTTGTAGCAGGAAATAATAGCGTTATTTTATTTAGCCCTTTTAATGATGAATGGTTAGGAGCTTATAGTCCTAAAACAGAAGATGGTAATTTTTTAAATGTAGCTGGAGTAGACGGAGAAACTAGAGTTTTCTTTGAAAATGCAGTATACGATAATTCAATATTTACTTTCGATGGAGTTGGAACTTTAGATCCAATAAGAACAGGAAATTATAACTTAACTGATGTTATTACCTCTACAGATTTTCAGCAAATTTATGGTATTGGAGGAAATACACTTTATTTAGAATTAAGATAA
- the ribB gene encoding 3,4-dihydroxy-2-butanone-4-phosphate synthase, which translates to MTTQTNQKIQLNTIQEAINDIRQGKVIIVVDDEDRENEGDFVAAAEKVTPEMINFMATHGRGLICTPLTENRCKELELGMMVNNNTDPMETAFTVSVDLRGNGVTTGISASDRSKTIEALINEDTKPFDLARPGHIFPLRAKEGGVLRRTGHTEAAIDFARLAGLQPAGVIVEIMNEDGTMARLPELVKVAKKFDLKIVSIEDLVAYRMEHDSLIVKKEDFTIQTRFGDFRLRAYHQTTNNQIHIALTRGTWSKNEPILTRVNSTLVNNDILGTLTNDADHKLDRMFKVINDEGRGAILFINQQNQSLNLLNRLRGLKENQAEGNIKAPRISLDNKDFGIGAQILHDLNIHKLKLVSNSKQEKRVGMIGYGLEIVDYVNF; encoded by the coding sequence ATGACAACACAAACTAATCAAAAAATACAGCTTAACACAATACAAGAAGCTATTAATGATATCCGCCAAGGAAAAGTAATCATTGTAGTAGATGATGAGGATAGAGAGAATGAAGGTGATTTTGTTGCAGCTGCCGAAAAAGTTACTCCAGAGATGATTAACTTCATGGCTACTCATGGAAGAGGTTTAATTTGTACTCCATTAACAGAAAATAGATGTAAAGAGTTAGAATTAGGAATGATGGTTAATAATAATACCGATCCTATGGAAACTGCGTTTACGGTTTCTGTTGACTTAAGAGGAAATGGTGTTACAACTGGTATTTCTGCATCAGATAGATCTAAAACTATTGAAGCTTTAATTAATGAAGACACAAAACCTTTTGATTTAGCTAGGCCTGGACATATTTTTCCTTTACGAGCTAAAGAAGGTGGAGTTTTAAGAAGAACTGGGCATACTGAAGCTGCTATTGACTTTGCACGCTTAGCTGGTTTACAGCCTGCAGGTGTTATTGTAGAAATAATGAATGAAGACGGAACTATGGCTCGTTTACCTGAACTGGTAAAAGTTGCTAAAAAGTTTGATCTTAAAATTGTCTCTATTGAAGATTTAGTCGCGTATAGAATGGAACATGATTCTTTAATTGTAAAGAAAGAAGATTTTACCATACAAACTCGTTTTGGTGATTTTAGATTAAGAGCTTACCATCAAACTACAAATAATCAAATTCATATTGCATTAACAAGAGGTACTTGGAGTAAAAATGAACCTATTTTAACTCGGGTAAATTCTACCTTAGTTAATAATGATATTCTTGGAACATTAACCAATGATGCCGATCATAAATTAGATCGCATGTTTAAGGTTATTAATGATGAAGGACGCGGAGCTATTTTATTTATTAATCAGCAAAATCAATCATTAAACCTATTAAATCGTTTACGTGGTTTAAAAGAAAACCAAGCTGAAGGAAATATCAAAGCTCCAAGAATTTCTTTAGATAATAAAGACTTTGGTATTGGAGCTCAAATACTACATGATTTAAACATTCATAAGTTAAAACTTGTATCGAACAGCAAACAAGAAAAACGTGTTGGTATGATCGGTTACGGACTTGAAATTGTCGATTACGTAAATTTTTAA
- a CDS encoding LptF/LptG family permease: MKRLDKYILKSFLIPFLATFFIILFVLVMQALWLAFDDLAGKGISITIILKFLWYTTLIVAPQALPIGILLSSIMTLGSLSENYEFAATKSAGVSLQRMVRPLVFFAVFMSAINFVFLDYVYPYAIMKQINLKINIKKKQPALALVPGSFNTEIPNYQIKFDEKYGEDDKLLKNVLIYDLSANRGNNKIISAKNGEFLSEEGSKYLTLRLKNGHFFEHHVKNRTAYKERFKMKASYADFDEYTINIDISSFSDDDMDKTKHKNNFNMLSSKQLKDTLPKLKINYDEYVATRARSLYLNTNANRLYAYPDSLKIEGLKEDILENFDLDSKLEIANNAMSKIDRTINNFTANKGSFKHQRKIMNLYDIEFYNRFAFSLSCLLLFFIGAPLGSIIRKGGMGLPMILAIAIYVSYFFSNTFGRNMAEESSISAVAGSWLAVALMLPLAIILTTRATQDKGLFDINGVFVKIGNFFKKVILKKREN; this comes from the coding sequence GTGAAAAGATTAGACAAATACATATTAAAAAGTTTCTTAATTCCTTTTTTAGCAACTTTCTTTATTATACTTTTTGTATTAGTAATGCAGGCTTTATGGTTAGCTTTTGACGATTTAGCCGGAAAAGGAATAAGTATTACCATCATTCTAAAATTCCTTTGGTACACCACTTTAATTGTTGCTCCTCAAGCACTTCCTATAGGAATTTTATTATCCTCAATCATGACTTTAGGTAGTTTATCTGAAAATTATGAATTTGCTGCTACTAAATCTGCTGGAGTTTCACTTCAAAGAATGGTAAGACCTTTGGTCTTTTTTGCTGTTTTTATGAGTGCTATTAATTTTGTTTTTCTAGATTATGTGTATCCGTATGCGATTATGAAACAAATTAATCTTAAAATCAATATCAAGAAAAAACAACCAGCACTAGCATTAGTACCTGGAAGTTTCAATACAGAAATTCCTAATTATCAAATAAAATTTGATGAGAAATATGGTGAAGATGACAAGCTTTTAAAAAATGTACTTATTTACGATCTATCTGCGAACAGAGGTAATAATAAAATTATTTCCGCTAAAAATGGAGAGTTTCTTTCAGAAGAAGGTAGTAAATACCTAACTCTTAGACTTAAAAATGGTCATTTTTTTGAACATCATGTAAAAAACAGAACAGCTTACAAAGAGCGTTTTAAAATGAAAGCCTCATACGCTGATTTTGATGAATACACTATTAATATTGATATTTCTTCTTTCAGTGACGATGATATGGATAAAACTAAGCATAAAAATAATTTTAATATGCTTAGTTCTAAACAGCTAAAAGATACTTTACCAAAACTTAAAATTAACTACGACGAATATGTAGCAACAAGAGCTAGAAGTTTATACTTAAACACGAATGCCAACAGACTATATGCTTATCCAGATTCTTTAAAAATCGAAGGTCTAAAAGAAGACATTTTAGAGAATTTTGACTTAGATTCTAAATTAGAAATTGCTAATAATGCCATGTCTAAAATAGACAGAACTATTAATAATTTTACTGCAAATAAAGGTTCATTTAAACATCAAAGAAAAATTATGAATCTTTATGATATCGAATTTTATAATCGTTTTGCATTTTCTTTGTCTTGTTTATTACTATTTTTTATTGGTGCACCACTAGGTTCTATTATTAGGAAAGGTGGAATGGGACTTCCAATGATATTGGCTATCGCCATATATGTATCCTATTTCTTTTCTAATACATTTGGTAGAAATATGGCAGAAGAAAGTTCAATATCTGCTGTAGCTGGTTCTTGGTTAGCTGTTGCATTAATGTTACCTTTGGCAATAATTTTAACAACAAGAGCAACACAAGATAAAGGGTTATTTGATATTAACGGTGTATTCGTTAAAATTGGTAATTTCTTCAAAAAAGTTATTCTCAAAAAAAGAGAAAATTAA